The Dehalogenimonas sp. 4OHTPN genome window below encodes:
- a CDS encoding dCMP deaminase family protein yields the protein MADSSQNFKRPETDDYFLKIAAVVAERSTCRRHHVGAVAVKSKHILTTGYNGAPAGTRDCLELGCLRDQNGIPSGTRHEICRAVHAEQNVIIQAAQHGVNLEGATVYCTHTPCILCAKMLANARVKRFVSFGKYADDAFIDLFKEVGIEVEIRPRPPASIEFLD from the coding sequence ATGGCTGATAGCTCTCAAAACTTCAAACGACCTGAAACCGACGACTACTTCCTGAAGATCGCCGCCGTGGTGGCGGAGAGATCCACCTGCCGCCGCCACCATGTCGGCGCGGTGGCGGTGAAGTCCAAGCATATACTGACCACCGGTTACAACGGCGCCCCGGCCGGCACCCGCGATTGCCTGGAACTGGGCTGCCTGCGTGACCAGAACGGCATCCCCTCGGGCACCCGCCACGAGATCTGCCGGGCGGTCCACGCCGAGCAGAACGTCATCATCCAGGCGGCACAGCACGGCGTCAACCTTGAGGGCGCCACCGTCTACTGCACCCACACCCCCTGCATCCTGTGCGCCAAGATGCTGGCCAACGCCCGGGTGAAGCGTTTCGTTTCTTTCGGGAAGTACGCCGACGACGCTTTCATTGACCTGTTCAAAGAGGTCGGCATCGAGGTGGAGATACGGCCGCGGCCGCCGGCTTCTATCGAGTTTCTGGACTAG
- a CDS encoding AAA family ATPase → MSSPKIIAMVGMAGAGKTEASRVMEQHGYSRIRFGDVTDEEVKRRGLPLSEANERSVREALRQELGMAAYAKLNLARIDAALEKGFAVIDGMYSWEEYLFLKERYGDKLAVAAVWASPGTRAKRLSTRAVRPLTREETFSRDKAEIEKVSKAGPIAVADYMILNEGGIGELRAQVEQLIHQLENMDC, encoded by the coding sequence ATGAGTTCTCCCAAAATCATCGCTATGGTGGGCATGGCCGGGGCCGGCAAGACCGAGGCCAGCCGCGTCATGGAGCAGCACGGCTACAGCCGCATCCGCTTCGGCGATGTCACCGACGAAGAGGTGAAACGCCGCGGTCTGCCGCTTTCTGAAGCCAACGAGCGCTCCGTCCGCGAGGCGCTACGCCAGGAGTTGGGCATGGCGGCCTACGCCAAACTCAATCTGGCGCGTATCGACGCCGCCCTGGAGAAGGGATTTGCGGTCATTGACGGCATGTACTCCTGGGAAGAGTACCTGTTCCTCAAGGAGCGCTACGGCGACAAGCTGGCGGTGGCGGCGGTATGGGCTTCGCCGGGGACGAGAGCTAAAAGGCTTTCGACGCGCGCGGTGCGGCCGCTGACCCGGGAGGAAACCTTCTCCCGCGACAAAGCCGAGATCGAGAAGGTGTCCAAAGCCGGCCCCATCGCCGTGGCCGACTACATGATCCTGAACGAAGGCGGCATCGGGGAGCTGCGGGCGCAGGTTGAACAACTCATTCATCAACTGGAAAACATGGACTGTTAA
- the ybeY gene encoding rRNA maturation RNase YbeY, with amino-acid sequence MRIDITIDKEFKKDLSVPWLRGVARQILVAQCAESSSEMGIYITGQERIRELNRIYRHKDHPTDVLSFSFFVREAAADATTHPDFPVQIDGGINLGEVVISLPQAQLQAAEFGHPLKKELGRLLIHGIMHLLGFDHEKESDAEIMEDRELQILKELEPSLS; translated from the coding sequence ATGAGAATTGACATAACCATAGATAAAGAGTTCAAAAAGGACCTGTCGGTACCGTGGCTCCGCGGCGTTGCCCGGCAGATCCTCGTTGCCCAATGCGCTGAATCGTCTTCTGAAATGGGCATCTACATCACTGGTCAGGAGCGCATCCGGGAACTTAACCGCATCTATCGCCATAAAGACCATCCCACCGATGTGCTGTCGTTCTCCTTCTTCGTCAGGGAAGCCGCCGCCGATGCCACCACTCACCCGGACTTTCCGGTCCAGATAGACGGCGGCATCAACCTGGGCGAGGTAGTCATATCCCTGCCCCAGGCGCAGCTGCAGGCGGCGGAGTTCGGCCACCCGCTCAAGAAGGAGCTCGGGCGTCTGCTAATCCACGGTATTATGCACCTCCTGGGTTTCGACCATGAAAAGGAATCCGACGCTGAAATCATGGAGGACCGCGAGCTGCAGATTCTCAAGGAGCTGGAGCCTTCGCTTTCGTGA
- a CDS encoding flavodoxin family protein, translating to MNVLGLSGSPRLGGNTSQLLHEALRGAESAGALTRFIDAASLDISGCLHCDYCARTGDCKLNDDMQLIYEALSHADRVIIASPLHFMSVTAQLKAAIDRCQCLWARKYLLSRPPIEPEKPRKGLFIAAGGRKGQTLFEPARATVKALFIVLDIEYTGELFFSGVDGPGAINNIEGAMSKAFEAGRKLVE from the coding sequence GTGAACGTCCTCGGCCTGTCAGGCAGCCCCCGCCTCGGTGGCAACACCAGCCAGCTCCTGCACGAAGCCCTGCGCGGCGCCGAGTCGGCCGGGGCGCTTACCCGCTTCATCGACGCCGCCTCTCTGGACATCTCCGGCTGCCTCCACTGCGATTATTGTGCCCGCACCGGCGACTGCAAGCTGAATGACGACATGCAGCTGATCTACGAAGCCCTCTCTCACGCCGACCGGGTGATCATCGCCTCGCCGCTGCACTTCATGTCGGTCACCGCCCAGCTTAAAGCCGCCATCGACCGCTGCCAGTGCCTATGGGCGCGCAAATATCTGCTCAGCCGGCCGCCGATTGAGCCGGAAAAGCCCCGCAAAGGCCTGTTCATCGCCGCCGGCGGCCGCAAAGGACAGACCTTGTTCGAGCCCGCCCGGGCAACAGTCAAAGCGCTGTTTATCGTGCTGGACATCGAATACACCGGCGAGCTGTTCTTCTCCGGCGTCGACGGCCCCGGGGCCATCAATAATATCGAAGGCGCCATGTCAAAGGCTTTCGAAGCTGGCCGCAAGCTGGTAGAATAG
- a CDS encoding flavin reductase family protein, producing the protein MTKLKLGPQALLYPMPAFLVGSLTAGKANFITVAWGGIACGDPPMVSIAIRHTRHSLKGIMENKAFSVNIPDASLVRETDYCGIVSGAKTDKAAACRFRVFYGKQPGAPLIEQCPLNLECELHTTVNLGSHLLVIGRITECHISEECLTSGRADVNKINPIVYTTGQAQYQALGQFLGKAFSIGTELKT; encoded by the coding sequence ATGACCAAACTGAAACTTGGCCCCCAGGCGCTGCTCTATCCCATGCCGGCCTTCTTGGTCGGCAGCCTGACGGCCGGCAAAGCCAATTTCATCACCGTGGCCTGGGGCGGCATCGCCTGCGGCGACCCGCCGATGGTTTCCATCGCCATCCGCCACACCCGCCACAGCCTGAAGGGTATCATGGAGAACAAGGCCTTTTCGGTCAATATCCCGGATGCCTCACTGGTCAGGGAGACCGACTACTGCGGCATCGTCTCGGGCGCCAAGACCGACAAAGCCGCAGCCTGCCGATTTAGAGTCTTCTACGGTAAACAGCCCGGCGCGCCGCTGATAGAGCAGTGCCCTCTTAACCTGGAATGCGAACTGCACACCACGGTCAACCTCGGCTCCCACCTGCTGGTCATCGGCCGCATTACCGAGTGCCATATCTCGGAGGAGTGTCTGACCAGCGGCCGCGCCGATGTCAATAAAATCAATCCCATCGTCTACACCACCGGCCAGGCGCAGTACCAGGCGCTGGGACAGTTTCTGGGCAAAGCCTTTTCCATCGGCACCGAACTCAAGACATGA
- a CDS encoding GNAT family N-acetyltransferase: MTFKIVTPRLDLILEDIAALEAFSESPAKLASLLGAEVPPHWPVCGADVITYVIDWLKSDPELGGFGAYFIIHRDDRKLIGDGGFKGRPNQSGEVELGYSLIEAYRGQGYATEASRALADWAFSQPDVTAVRAETLPDGFASQAVLKKIGMVFDGEYLHPDDGRVFRWRLDRRNWPPSR, translated from the coding sequence ATGACTTTCAAAATAGTCACTCCCCGGCTGGACCTTATCCTGGAGGACATCGCCGCGCTGGAAGCCTTCTCTGAATCGCCGGCCAAACTCGCTTCACTGCTGGGCGCCGAGGTGCCGCCGCATTGGCCAGTTTGCGGCGCCGATGTCATCACTTACGTCATTGACTGGCTGAAATCAGACCCCGAACTCGGAGGTTTCGGCGCTTACTTCATCATCCACAGGGATGACCGGAAACTCATCGGCGACGGCGGGTTCAAAGGCCGCCCGAACCAATCCGGCGAGGTTGAGCTGGGGTATTCCCTGATTGAAGCCTACCGCGGCCAGGGCTACGCCACCGAGGCGTCCCGGGCGCTCGCCGATTGGGCTTTCAGTCAGCCGGATGTAACCGCCGTCCGCGCCGAGACGTTGCCTGACGGCTTTGCCTCTCAGGCGGTGTTGAAGAAAATAGGCATGGTCTTTGATGGAGAGTATCTCCACCCCGATGACGGCCGGGTCTTCAGGTGGCGGTTGGACCGCCGCAATTGGCCGCCATCGCGGTAG
- a CDS encoding oligopeptide/dipeptide ABC transporter ATP-binding protein — translation MTSKLELNNVTMDFKAKKSMFKTSIVRAVDEASISLAPGETLGIVGESGSGKTTLARIALRLLRPTAGTVMFDGSDITNQPEKQLKDLRRRVQGVFQDPFASLDPFMTIGQILEEPLVIHKIGDSAGRKDAAARVLDEVKLRPANDYLGGFTHLLSGGQRQRVAIARALLLKPEYIVADEPVSMIDASSRAEILSLFSELQRSHNLGFLYITHDIATAGYFCHRIAVMYLGRIVETGPARELIRHPQHPYTQALIAAIPTPDPQNRFRERAVIPLETASSRVNAGCAFFPRCLKAEKGRCDTIKPVAVEVAAGHRVECLRL, via the coding sequence ATGACCTCGAAGCTCGAACTCAACAACGTAACCATGGACTTCAAAGCCAAGAAGTCGATGTTCAAGACATCGATCGTCCGCGCTGTCGACGAAGCTTCCATCTCCCTTGCCCCCGGCGAGACGCTGGGTATCGTCGGCGAATCCGGCTCCGGCAAGACGACCCTGGCGCGCATCGCCCTGCGGCTGCTGCGGCCGACAGCCGGCACCGTCATGTTCGACGGCAGTGACATTACCAATCAGCCGGAAAAGCAACTCAAAGATCTGCGCCGCCGCGTCCAGGGCGTTTTCCAGGATCCCTTCGCCTCGCTCGACCCGTTCATGACCATCGGCCAGATTCTGGAGGAGCCGCTGGTCATCCATAAAATCGGCGACAGCGCCGGGCGGAAGGACGCCGCGGCAAGGGTTCTCGATGAGGTAAAATTACGGCCTGCTAACGACTACCTCGGCGGCTTCACCCACCTGCTCTCAGGCGGCCAGCGGCAGCGGGTAGCCATCGCCCGGGCTCTCCTTCTAAAGCCGGAGTATATCGTCGCCGACGAGCCGGTATCGATGATTGACGCGTCGTCCCGGGCGGAAATTCTGTCGCTCTTCTCCGAGCTTCAACGGAGCCACAACCTGGGTTTTTTGTATATCACCCATGATATCGCTACCGCGGGCTACTTCTGCCACCGCATAGCCGTGATGTATCTCGGACGAATCGTCGAGACCGGACCGGCGCGCGAACTCATCCGTCATCCGCAGCACCCCTACACTCAAGCCCTGATCGCCGCAATACCGACACCAGACCCCCAGAACCGCTTCCGGGAGCGGGCGGTCATCCCGCTGGAAACGGCATCGTCGAGGGTCAATGCGGGCTGCGCCTTCTTTCCCCGCTGCCTGAAAGCGGAAAAAGGGCGCTGCGACACTATCAAGCCGGTGGCGGTGGAGGTGGCGGCGGGACACAGGGTGGAGTGCCTGCGGCTATAA
- a CDS encoding ABC transporter ATP-binding protein, which yields MALLEINNLRIGYETGGGNLAAVGGVSFEVNEGETLAVVGESGAGKSSLSLGLMRLLPRNALTPEGHVLLDGVDCLSLSEEEFRKQVRWKKLSMVFQGAMDSLHPVRRVGDQIAEPLLLDGRTDKTAAARRSAELLSLVRLPPDTLRRYPHELSGGMKQRVMIAMALACKPKLVILDEPTSALDVIIQAQIMNLLKQLKRDLKLGGLFVTHDLALASDLADRIAVMYAGEFVEIGTAEQVLESPKHPYTKKLLGSIPSLYDDRRPEFIPGTPPKMTSPPAGCYFSPRCPVVCDTCSTHPELIVCGTGQHARCHLVIEP from the coding sequence ATGGCACTGCTTGAAATTAACAATCTGAGGATCGGCTACGAGACCGGCGGCGGGAACCTGGCGGCCGTCGGCGGTGTCTCCTTCGAGGTCAACGAGGGCGAGACGCTGGCTGTGGTCGGCGAGTCCGGCGCCGGCAAATCCTCGCTGTCACTGGGGCTGATGCGCCTCTTGCCTCGTAACGCTTTAACACCCGAAGGACATGTGCTCCTCGACGGTGTAGACTGCCTCAGTCTGTCAGAGGAGGAGTTCAGGAAACAGGTGCGCTGGAAGAAGCTGTCGATGGTCTTTCAGGGAGCGATGGACTCGCTGCACCCGGTCAGGCGCGTTGGTGACCAGATTGCCGAACCGCTGCTGCTGGACGGTCGAACCGATAAAACAGCGGCGGCAAGGCGATCCGCCGAGCTTTTAAGCCTCGTCCGGCTGCCGCCGGATACCTTACGCCGCTACCCCCACGAGCTGTCCGGCGGCATGAAGCAGCGGGTCATGATCGCCATGGCTTTGGCCTGCAAGCCGAAGCTGGTCATCCTCGATGAGCCGACCTCGGCCCTGGACGTCATCATCCAGGCGCAGATAATGAACCTGTTGAAGCAACTCAAGCGCGATTTGAAGCTCGGCGGCCTTTTTGTCACCCACGACCTGGCGCTGGCCTCGGACCTGGCTGACCGCATCGCCGTGATGTACGCCGGGGAATTCGTCGAGATCGGAACCGCGGAACAGGTACTCGAGTCGCCGAAGCATCCCTACACCAAAAAGTTGCTGGGCAGCATCCCCAGCCTCTACGACGACCGACGCCCGGAATTCATCCCGGGCACGCCGCCAAAAATGACTTCGCCGCCCGCCGGCTGCTACTTCTCGCCGCGGTGCCCGGTGGTCTGCGATACCTGCTCAACCCATCCCGAACTAATCGTCTGTGGTACCGGACAGCACGCCCGCTGCCACCTGGTGATTGAACCATGA
- a CDS encoding ABC transporter permease yields the protein MKPKDIIRTLLSSWVGRVGAAFLALMLLVSVFVLMTYPLDFGKKVWNNPVFWADYPQSAPPAWTNTFSSDARVSHTTFTADEPFDVVADSTGRYLIYRFDLGYDYDEFPAFTSFSLSGVTFSDRPPILSLSILRPDGKEVLLLRHIVPGAAAGETAPYTRYSETPFRVYLTGDQAVAYNVRDFAAGELGLSLSLAEVQAKPEAVVFGQPDGAGGFTPMPGEYRINVTALTYADADSIAEVKYVLGGTVYGLMGTDSLGRDLARGLLFGFPVALLIGVVTSVFITVIGTATGIISGYVGGKTDTFIQRLCDVLANVPLLPILIFLAFIIGQKLWLVILIMVVFGWPGLTIITRSMVMQHAASQLVEATRALGASPSRIMFRHVLFQIGPFVLSQMIFSTPGAILAEAGLSFLGLGDPSIPTWGQILESGFSTGAVYVGYWWWVLPPGLLVVFAAMTFVLLALGFEPVVNPKLRQHGTA from the coding sequence ATGAAACCCAAAGATATTATACGGACGCTACTCTCGAGCTGGGTGGGGCGCGTCGGCGCCGCCTTCCTGGCGCTGATGCTTCTGGTTTCCGTGTTCGTCCTGATGACCTACCCGCTGGACTTCGGCAAGAAGGTCTGGAACAATCCGGTTTTTTGGGCGGACTACCCCCAGAGCGCACCGCCGGCCTGGACCAATACCTTTTCCTCCGACGCCAGGGTTTCCCACACCACCTTCACCGCCGATGAACCGTTCGACGTCGTCGCCGACAGCACCGGCCGATACTTGATCTACCGCTTCGATCTCGGTTATGACTACGATGAATTCCCTGCTTTCACCTCGTTCTCCCTGTCCGGCGTGACCTTCAGCGACCGCCCGCCGATATTGTCGCTGTCAATCCTACGCCCCGACGGCAAAGAGGTTCTGCTGCTCCGCCATATTGTACCCGGAGCGGCGGCCGGCGAAACTGCGCCCTACACCCGCTACTCCGAAACGCCATTCCGCGTGTATTTGACCGGTGACCAAGCGGTGGCCTACAACGTTCGGGACTTTGCCGCCGGTGAACTGGGTCTGTCGCTGTCTCTGGCGGAGGTCCAGGCCAAACCGGAGGCGGTCGTCTTCGGCCAGCCGGACGGCGCCGGCGGCTTCACGCCGATGCCGGGTGAATACCGAATCAACGTCACTGCCCTGACTTACGCCGACGCCGACTCCATCGCCGAGGTGAAATACGTCCTGGGCGGCACCGTCTACGGTCTGATGGGCACCGATTCTTTAGGCCGCGACCTGGCTAGGGGCTTGCTCTTCGGCTTCCCGGTGGCTCTTCTAATCGGTGTGGTCACCAGCGTGTTCATTACCGTCATCGGCACGGCCACGGGCATCATCTCCGGCTACGTCGGGGGCAAGACCGACACCTTCATCCAGCGGCTGTGTGACGTTCTAGCTAACGTTCCGCTCTTACCGATCCTCATCTTCCTGGCTTTCATTATCGGTCAGAAACTGTGGCTGGTCATCCTTATTATGGTCGTGTTCGGCTGGCCGGGCCTGACCATCATCACCCGCAGCATGGTGATGCAGCACGCCGCCTCGCAACTCGTCGAGGCGACTCGGGCGCTGGGCGCCAGTCCGTCGCGCATCATGTTCCGCCACGTCCTGTTCCAGATTGGACCGTTCGTCCTGTCACAGATGATCTTCTCGACGCCCGGAGCGATACTGGCCGAAGCGGGACTTTCCTTTCTCGGTCTGGGCGACCCGTCGATACCCACCTGGGGCCAAATCCTCGAGAGCGGCTTTTCAACCGGAGCCGTCTACGTCGGCTACTGGTGGTGGGTGCTACCGCCAGGCCTTTTGGTCGTCTTCGCCGCCATGACCTTCGTGTTATTAGCCCTGGGTTTCGAGCCCGTAGTCAACCCCAAATTGAGGCAACATGGCACTGCTTGA
- a CDS encoding ABC transporter permease, whose translation MVLKLLGRGLTLFGVLIVVLLMVVVSLGATGFSDRMLQSTVSEEIRAYRTTLSQTIRDPEVLEATVAQRRAELEAFYHLDQPWFTRLPDTIQRVVTFDLGEARTLRTTDGSPRVADLLAERLGNTILLITTASVITSILGLLIGPRLAARAGTRLDRAACLALAVSYALPAWWVGIFFVLFFAFEWGIFPYGGLLSAPPPDGALARLGDMAWHAALPVAALVVVSFGSWAYAVRTMVLNTAQEPFVTVGKAKGLPQNLIERRYILRAAAPPIVTSLILGLAGSLGGAILTETVFNWPGMGRLYYDAIIAADETVIVALTFVFTLIYLAARFVLEVLYLWLDPRIRYT comes from the coding sequence ATGGTATTGAAGCTGCTTGGCCGCGGCCTCACCCTGTTCGGCGTGCTCATCGTCGTCTTGCTCATGGTGGTGGTGTCACTCGGAGCCACCGGTTTTTCCGACCGGATGCTCCAGTCAACCGTCTCCGAAGAGATCCGCGCCTACCGCACCACCCTGTCGCAGACAATCCGTGACCCTGAAGTCCTCGAAGCAACCGTTGCCCAGCGCCGCGCTGAGCTTGAGGCTTTTTATCATCTGGACCAGCCGTGGTTCACTCGCCTGCCGGACACCATCCAGCGGGTGGTCACCTTCGACCTGGGCGAAGCCCGGACGCTGCGGACGACCGACGGATCGCCGCGCGTCGCTGATCTTTTAGCCGAGCGCCTGGGCAACACTATCCTGCTCATTACCACTGCTTCGGTCATCACTTCCATATTGGGACTTCTAATCGGCCCGCGGCTAGCCGCCCGTGCCGGCACGAGACTCGACCGCGCCGCCTGCCTGGCGCTGGCGGTGTCGTATGCCCTGCCCGCCTGGTGGGTCGGCATCTTCTTCGTACTCTTTTTCGCCTTCGAATGGGGCATCTTCCCCTACGGCGGGCTGCTGTCGGCGCCGCCGCCGGACGGCGCCCTGGCCCGGTTGGGCGATATGGCCTGGCACGCCGCGCTGCCAGTGGCCGCTCTGGTAGTCGTCTCCTTCGGCTCCTGGGCCTATGCCGTGCGGACGATGGTCCTTAATACCGCCCAGGAACCTTTCGTCACCGTAGGCAAAGCCAAGGGCCTCCCCCAGAACCTCATCGAGCGCCGCTACATCCTCCGGGCGGCGGCCCCTCCGATAGTCACCTCCCTCATCCTCGGCCTGGCGGGTTCGCTGGGCGGTGCCATCCTGACCGAGACGGTGTTCAACTGGCCGGGCATGGGCCGCCTCTACTACGACGCCATCATCGCCGCCGACGAGACGGTCATCGTCGCATTGACCTTCGTCTTCACCCTGATCTACCTGGCCGCCCGCTTCGTCCTGGAAGTCCTTTACCTCTGGCTGGACCCACGCATCAGGTATACCTAA
- a CDS encoding ABC transporter substrate-binding protein, with translation MYKRPRMAGRGFAIVLSLVLAMSFLVSPVAAYTPPHSKPGPAADKLIFKAFNVDIAPAALQKGEMDMYIYSLKTLAAQELAKVQGIKMYQAPATSIGLILNPAPAPSGQLNPFSVKAIRYAVNQVLDRNYIAQQIYQGSALPMYSHLSSGDYDYRVINSMVYEMNLGYQPEQAKTTVTAEMQKAGCTLVNNKWQYQGKPVELKFIVRTEDERRVVGDTIAAELDKLGFTTRIIYQQFAQAINMVYAQDPALLQWHLYTEGWSKGGADKYDSGLINQMYAPWLGNMPGWQEQGFWQYQNATLDDLGKKVYMGTFASTSQRDDLYKQMTKLAMEEAVRLWVVTAVNNFAAKSTMDGVTQDIAAGPRSLLTLRDAYVPNQSTLTIGNQWVWTERSTWNPVGGFGDVYSSDIWRNMVDPPLYSHPFTGLPAAYRASYTVETAGPSSTLAVPADAFRWDADKGKFATIAGATRATSKVTFDYSKYFQSKWHNGQQIEMADLIYAIYQSFDMVYNKNKSAIEFAAATTTKPVLDTFKGFKILDANRIEVYVDYWHFVPDYIASYAVPASLTTPWEILAAMDNIVFDKRQGAYSDTAAARFNVDWLSTVNKSHALRIRTVLSGFKDAGTVPNLIFDTPQTRVSFSSAQARYQASMDFYDSYSHLAISNGPFKLVRFDSAAQYAELDAFRDPGYPFKPGDKYLGAAQLVDIKNVTSSKLEPGKAGEVTVELSGAGTLAVDFSLVDPATSKVLKSGQAQGSGTRFTVALSAADTQNLKQGIYYLYLLGSSDAVSQVTERRLDVDMAGGGVITVPGDNGENGGGGGGGGISPMLIVIPIALLVGGGLVFMILKGAKTKK, from the coding sequence ATGTATAAGAGACCGCGGATGGCTGGGAGAGGCTTCGCCATCGTCTTAAGTCTCGTGCTGGCCATGTCATTCCTCGTCTCGCCGGTGGCAGCCTACACTCCGCCGCACTCCAAACCCGGCCCGGCGGCCGACAAGCTGATATTTAAGGCTTTCAACGTGGACATCGCCCCCGCCGCCCTCCAAAAAGGCGAAATGGATATGTATATCTATTCCCTGAAAACGCTGGCCGCCCAGGAGCTGGCCAAGGTTCAGGGCATCAAGATGTACCAGGCTCCGGCCACTTCAATCGGCTTGATCTTGAATCCGGCGCCGGCGCCGTCGGGGCAATTGAATCCTTTTTCAGTCAAAGCTATCCGGTATGCCGTCAACCAAGTCCTGGACCGGAACTATATCGCCCAGCAGATATACCAGGGTTCGGCGCTGCCGATGTATTCCCACCTCTCTTCCGGAGATTACGATTACCGGGTCATCAATTCGATGGTCTATGAGATGAACTTGGGTTACCAGCCGGAACAGGCGAAAACCACCGTCACCGCGGAGATGCAGAAGGCCGGGTGCACCCTGGTCAATAACAAGTGGCAGTACCAGGGCAAGCCTGTCGAGTTGAAATTTATCGTCCGAACCGAGGATGAGCGGCGGGTTGTCGGCGACACCATCGCCGCGGAACTAGATAAACTCGGCTTCACCACCCGCATCATCTATCAGCAGTTCGCTCAAGCGATCAACATGGTCTACGCCCAGGATCCGGCTTTGCTGCAGTGGCACCTCTACACCGAGGGCTGGAGCAAAGGCGGCGCCGATAAATACGACTCCGGCTTGATCAACCAGATGTACGCTCCCTGGCTGGGCAACATGCCCGGCTGGCAGGAGCAAGGCTTTTGGCAATACCAGAACGCCACCCTCGACGACCTTGGCAAGAAGGTCTATATGGGGACCTTCGCCTCCACCTCCCAGCGCGACGACCTTTACAAGCAAATGACCAAACTGGCGATGGAGGAAGCGGTCAGGTTGTGGGTGGTGACCGCCGTCAACAACTTCGCCGCTAAAAGCACCATGGACGGCGTCACTCAGGACATAGCCGCCGGGCCGAGATCCCTGCTGACGCTGAGAGACGCCTACGTGCCCAACCAATCCACGCTGACCATCGGCAACCAGTGGGTGTGGACGGAACGCTCAACCTGGAATCCGGTGGGCGGTTTCGGCGATGTCTATTCGTCAGACATCTGGCGCAACATGGTCGACCCGCCCCTTTACAGCCACCCCTTCACCGGACTCCCGGCGGCTTACCGGGCGTCATATACTGTGGAGACCGCCGGTCCGTCAAGCACGCTGGCGGTGCCGGCCGATGCTTTCCGCTGGGACGCCGATAAGGGCAAGTTCGCGACGATCGCCGGCGCCACCCGGGCAACGTCCAAGGTCACTTTCGACTACTCAAAGTATTTCCAGTCCAAGTGGCACAACGGCCAGCAGATAGAGATGGCTGACCTGATCTATGCCATCTACCAGTCCTTCGACATGGTCTATAACAAAAACAAGTCGGCTATCGAATTCGCCGCGGCCACCACGACCAAACCGGTGCTCGATACTTTCAAAGGGTTCAAGATACTGGATGCCAACCGCATCGAGGTCTACGTTGACTACTGGCATTTCGTACCGGATTACATCGCTTCTTACGCGGTGCCGGCTTCGTTAACCACCCCCTGGGAAATCCTGGCTGCCATGGACAACATTGTCTTCGATAAGCGGCAGGGCGCTTACTCGGACACCGCGGCGGCGCGGTTCAATGTTGACTGGCTGTCCACGGTCAATAAAAGCCACGCACTCCGCATCAGGACCGTGCTGTCCGGTTTCAAAGATGCCGGTACAGTGCCCAACCTGATTTTCGACACCCCGCAAACCAGGGTCAGCTTTTCAAGCGCCCAGGCCAGGTATCAGGCCTCAATGGATTTCTACGATAGCTATTCCCACCTGGCGATTTCCAACGGGCCTTTCAAACTGGTCAGGTTCGATTCAGCGGCGCAGTACGCCGAGCTGGATGCTTTCCGCGATCCCGGTTATCCTTTCAAACCCGGGGACAAGTACCTCGGGGCGGCACAGCTGGTGGATATCAAGAACGTCACCTCCAGCAAACTGGAACCGGGCAAAGCCGGGGAGGTCACCGTCGAACTATCGGGGGCCGGTACCCTGGCGGTAGACTTCTCCCTGGTGGATCCGGCGACAAGCAAAGTACTTAAGAGCGGCCAGGCGCAGGGCAGCGGCACCAGGTTCACCGTAGCGCTCAGCGCCGCCGATACCCAGAACCTGAAGCAGGGCATCTATTACCTCTATTTGCTGGGATCCAGCGACGCCGTGTCCCAGGTGACAGAACGCCGATTGGATGTCGACATGGCAGGCGGGGGCGTCATTACCGTGCCGGGTGATAACGGCGAGAACGGCGGCGGAGGAGGCGGCGGCGGCATTTCGCCGATGCTGATCGTCATCCCGATCGCCCTGCTGGTCGGCGGCGGGCTGGTCTTTATGATTCTCAAAGGCGCCAAGACTAAAAAATAA